The Anaerolineae bacterium nucleotide sequence ACCAGCAGCGACGGGCCCGACACAAAGCCCGGCTGATCGAGATCATGAGGCAGATGCAACAAGAGCAGCAAGGGCCGAAATGAGCGGGCTTCCATCTTCCACGCCAATGATCGCCATTCGTGGATTGGTGAAGGCGTTTGGCCGCAAGATCGTGTTACGCGGCATTGATCTGGACATCCCTGCCGGACAGACGTTGGTACTCTTCGGGCCTAATGGGGCGGGCAAGACTACTCTGATCCGCATTTTGGCCACGCTCAGCAAGGCCACCGCTGGGCAGGTGTTTGTTAACGAGACAGACCTGTTTCGTGCGGGACATGAGCTACGCCGTTACATCGGCTTGGTTTCCCATACGCCGTTGTTGTATGACATGTTGACCGGCGAGGAGAACCTACGCTTCTACGCCCGTATGTACGATCTACGAGACGCCGAGGCGCGTATTGCTGCCGTGCTTGAGCAAGTGGGGTTGATGCATCGCCGGCGCGATCCAGTGCGCACCTATTCGCGAGGTATGGTCCAACGCCTAGCCATCGCCCGTGCCATCCTGCACGACCCGCCGATCTTGCTGTTGGATGAGCCAGATACGGGGCTGGACCAGCAGGCTGCCGAGATGCTGCATCATCTGATTCGTAAGCTCGGAGGGGAGCATCGCACGATCCTAATGACGACGCACAACCTAGAGCGCGGGCTGGAGTGGGCTGATCGAGTGGCGTTGCTGGTGAACGGACGCATCACCTACGATGCGCTTAACAGCTCGCTCACCTCACAGGATTTGCGGGCTGTATACCGGCAGCAGGTGGGAGATAGCACGCCGTGAACCGACCGAATTCCAGGATCGAGCCAGCGGTCACCCAGGCTCGTCCGACGGCGTTCGAAACTGGCTGGTTAGCTGGTGTAAGTGGCTACCTACGAAAAGTGCTCGCCATCGTCTGGAAGGATGTCGTTAGCGAGCTGCGCACGCGCGAGATCGTCAGCGCCATGTTTGTGTTCGCACTGTTGGCCACATTGATTTTTCAATTCGCCTTTGATCTGCGCGTGGACAATGTGCGCCAAGTGGTGCCGGGGGTGCTGTGGGTGGCGATCGCCTTCTCTGGTGTGTTAGGCCTCAACCGTTCATTCATAATGGAAAGCGACAAGGGTTGCCTGGAAGGTTTGCTACTGACACCGGTAGATCGCAGCGCGATCTACTTTGGCAAGATGCTGGGCAACCTGCTTTTCATGTTGGTGGTTGAGGTAATCATCCTGCCTCTCTTCGCGCTCCTGTTCAACTTGCCTATGTGGATGCCGGGCATCCTATTGGTGGTTTTGCTGGGAACGTTTGGCTTGGCGGCGGTGGGCACGCTTTTCTCGGCAATGACGGTGAATACACGGGCGCGAGAGGTCATGTTGCCCATTCTGCTGTTCCCCGTCGTGGTGCCGGTGCTCATCGCTGGTGTGCGGATGACAGGCGGCTTTCTGGATGGCACTGCCTTGAGCGAGATGCGCAACTGGATGCAATTGCTAATCGGGTTTGACATGGTCTTCCTCGCTTTAGCTTTCATGACCTTTGATTACGTGGTGGAAGAATAAACATATGGCGAGTTAGTCATAGACTAGCCAGTGTACTTATTAGCCTTGGTACAAGATCGCTGGATGGGAAGGCAGAATATGGCAAAGGGACGTGATCTCTGGATGCTGGGACTGGATGTAATCGCAGCAATAGCTGTGCTTGTCGTACTATACATGGCGCTGGTATGGGCGCCGGATGCGGCAAACCTGACCACGCCGGTCGAGCGCGCAGCGCAGCGCATCTTTTATCTGCACATGGGGGCGAATGTAGGCGCGGGGTTAGGGTTCCTAGTGACGTTTGTTGCCAGCATCATCTACCTGTTCAGCAGACGCCGCATCTGGGACATGCTCGCCCTCTCCTCTGCAGAGCTGGGGGTAGTCTTTGCCACAGCGGTCCTGGCAACAGGCTCAATCTGGGCCAGGCCCACGTGGAACACCTGGTGGACATGGGACCCTCGTCTGACGACGGCTGCAATCGTTTGGCTGCTCTATGTCGCTTATCTGATGCTGCGCGGCGCGCTAACAGACCCCGCCCGGCGGGCGCGTTTTGCTGCGGTATATGGCATCTTCGCCTTTTTCAGTGTGCCCCTCACGTTTATGTCCATCCGCTGGTGGCGAACGATCCACCCGGTGGTACTGGGTGGGAGCAATCCTGAAGCGCAGGGAGGCTTTACGCTGGGGCCCAGCATCCGGTTGACAATGTTCGTTGCCATGATCGCTTTTGCCATCTTATATACGGCCTTGTTAGTTCATCGGGTGCGGTTGGAACGAGCAGCCGAAGAGATCGAGCAACTGAAAGAGCAATTTGCCTAAGTGCCCTTTCGCGAGTTTTGTTGATTCTTGCGCTGGGGGTTACCACGGAGGCAACGTATGGCGTATTTAGCTGGGGCGTTTGCGGTGGCCTGGCTGTTGGTATTCGGTTACGTGCTGACGTTGATCTACCGTCAGCGCCGATTAGAGGAGGATATCGCTCTGCTGCAAGAGGCATTGCAGAGCCGCCAACAGAATTACTCTCGTTAAAACCGAATCCTGCACATCCCCTTGCCCATAGAAGCCGGGTTCCAAGCCGTGGTCTAGGATGGGGCACGTAGCCCCAGGCGTTTAAGGAGTTGCAAAAGCCTTCAAACCTGGAAAATGTTTCTGTAAGGAGATTCAACCTTGTTGGAAACATTGCGCAAAGAGGTGTGGCGGTTGCATCTGGAGCTGCCCAAGAATCACCTGGTGACCTGGACCAGCGGGAATGTCAGCGCTAGGGATCCAGAGACGGGCTATGTGGTGATCAAGCCGTCTGGGCTCAGATACGAGGAGTTGCAGCCGGAGAACTTGGTGATCGTAGATCTGGACGGCAATCGGATCGAGGGGGACCTCAAACCCTCGTCGGATACGGCGAGCCATCTGTACATTTATCGTCACCGACCAGACGTAAACGGTATCGTGCATACGCACTCGCCGTATGCGACAGCTTTTGCTGCGTTAGGACGGCCAATCCCCGTGTACCTCACCGCCATCGCTGATGAGTTTGGAGGGCCCATTCCTTGCGGCGGGTTCGCCCTCATTGGCAGTGAGGCCATCGGGAAGGTCGTCGTGGAGTCCATCGGCGACTCACCAGCGGTGCTGCTGAAGAATCATGGCGTGTTCACTGTGGGGCCGACGGCCGAGGCGGCGGTGAAGGCAGCGGTGATGGTGGAGGATGTAGCGCGGACGGTGTGGCTTGCCTTGCAATTGGGTCAGCCAGAGGAGATCCCGCCGGAGGAGGTGGCCAAGCTGCGACGTCGATACATGACTGAATACGGGCAGTGAATCGATCCGTATGCGAAAAAGGCGGAAGGAAAGGCTCGGCCCTAGTCCCGTAATTGCTGAGCCTCTAAGGGCACTGCCACGTTACCACGCTCTTCTCCCGCCGCACGATCACCGAGGTCAAGCTCAGGTGATCCCCCAGCCGGTAGAAGAGGCCGTTATCGCTGGGATATCCCTCTCACTGCGGGGCCATCATCCTGGTATGCCCCGGATAGGTAGCGGGTGCTGGCCCTACCTTTGTAGGGTAGTCACCCCGTCCACGGTTCCCTTCGTCTTCTAGTGATCAGATCAGAGGGGGTTGAAGGGCTAGATGGTT carries:
- the ccsA gene encoding cytochrome c biogenesis protein CcsA, whose amino-acid sequence is MAKGRDLWMLGLDVIAAIAVLVVLYMALVWAPDAANLTTPVERAAQRIFYLHMGANVGAGLGFLVTFVASIIYLFSRRRIWDMLALSSAELGVVFATAVLATGSIWARPTWNTWWTWDPRLTTAAIVWLLYVAYLMLRGALTDPARRARFAAVYGIFAFFSVPLTFMSIRWWRTIHPVVLGGSNPEAQGGFTLGPSIRLTMFVAMIAFAILYTALLVHRVRLERAAEEIEQLKEQFA
- a CDS encoding CcmD family protein gives rise to the protein MAYLAGAFAVAWLLVFGYVLTLIYRQRRLEEDIALLQEALQSRQQNYSR
- a CDS encoding heme exporter protein CcmB; this encodes MNRPNSRIEPAVTQARPTAFETGWLAGVSGYLRKVLAIVWKDVVSELRTREIVSAMFVFALLATLIFQFAFDLRVDNVRQVVPGVLWVAIAFSGVLGLNRSFIMESDKGCLEGLLLTPVDRSAIYFGKMLGNLLFMLVVEVIILPLFALLFNLPMWMPGILLVVLLGTFGLAAVGTLFSAMTVNTRAREVMLPILLFPVVVPVLIAGVRMTGGFLDGTALSEMRNWMQLLIGFDMVFLALAFMTFDYVVEE
- a CDS encoding L-ribulose-5-phosphate 4-epimerase, whose amino-acid sequence is MLETLRKEVWRLHLELPKNHLVTWTSGNVSARDPETGYVVIKPSGLRYEELQPENLVIVDLDGNRIEGDLKPSSDTASHLYIYRHRPDVNGIVHTHSPYATAFAALGRPIPVYLTAIADEFGGPIPCGGFALIGSEAIGKVVVESIGDSPAVLLKNHGVFTVGPTAEAAVKAAVMVEDVARTVWLALQLGQPEEIPPEEVAKLRRRYMTEYGQ
- the ccmA gene encoding heme ABC exporter ATP-binding protein CcmA, with translation MSGLPSSTPMIAIRGLVKAFGRKIVLRGIDLDIPAGQTLVLFGPNGAGKTTLIRILATLSKATAGQVFVNETDLFRAGHELRRYIGLVSHTPLLYDMLTGEENLRFYARMYDLRDAEARIAAVLEQVGLMHRRRDPVRTYSRGMVQRLAIARAILHDPPILLLDEPDTGLDQQAAEMLHHLIRKLGGEHRTILMTTHNLERGLEWADRVALLVNGRITYDALNSSLTSQDLRAVYRQQVGDSTP